CAACAGTACCCATTATTGTGGGATGTCAAATCTCCTAGCTCTAGAAATGAGACAAATTCATCAGTAAAGCATGATGAAGCCtttcactggataaatataaatgcattttacaGTTGAGGGCAAATTGTTATCTAAAGTGTTTTGGAAAAGACTCCAATATCTTTTATTTTCCAAAGCAGAAAGAAGGGCCTGTAGATATGCAAATGTGAACCAAATGGTGGACAGATAATCAGCTACATAGTTGCACCCTGGGAGCAGATTTGGGGTTCAGCCTTGCCTTGAACTGGTCACCCTCTGGTTCCCAAGCCAACTCTGGACAGCGCCTGGAGCTGAATCCCAGTGATAGAGAGCTGCAGACTCTCCTTCCAAATGGTTTCGAAGTTGCTGCAAGTTGTAGCAATATGCATACTTTGAATTCTAGACTTGACCCACATGTCATACAGACATCTTTTGTTATGAAGGGTGTCAACTTCTTTTCAGTAATACATTTCTCTTGTCTTGCTGGCTTATCTTTGTTAACCTCATTCCTTTTTCATTCCTTTAATTCTGTTCTCCATGCTATTGTCATAATCCTGTCCTGCAAGTTTATTAACAGGGACAATGCAAGAACGCTATTCTGGACTTGCACAAGGGGACACCATGGACTCATGTTAATGAACCTCTCCTCTACTCCAACAAAACAGAAGTAGTACAGTACACTTCTTTTCCCACTCTCAGGACAGTGCATTCTGGTACTCGTAGTCCGACTACTACAGTCACTTGATATTGATACATTTGTTCCCACACACATCTTTCAGCAAATAAATCTTGATCCTCTTAAATCCACAGTCAATCAGAAACTAAAGTAAAGCCAACTAAAGACCAAACAGcctaaaacaaaacacttcataGTTATTCAGAAAATCAAGAGTGAAAACCTGACAAAGAATTGTTCACACAAGAAGTGCGAAAAATACAATCAACAGtcaagcagagaaaaaaagtgttgcaAAAATCACTGTaaagcagacagagaaaacagtCTAATTGACACAAGTACATAAAAAGGCCAGCATTTTGCATTGCTATACAAATAATTTGTCTGCCATATTTTGGATTAACATTTGAagtgaattttaattttgtcttcTTATATGTCTTGTTTTTCCTTGATTACAGTGGCCGATAGTGGGTCCTTACAGTTGTTACTAAATCCCACATACTGAACGTTTAAAACATTAAACTGTTTCTTAAGATGTTTTTAAAGATGTGCTTAAATTGtggttttaaaaatggaaataagtaAAGTTTTAAATATCTATCTTGTATTCAACTTATAGAAAttggtatattttattttttattttttaaaatgttatactTGTATTGGGCATTGAGTAACTTCCTCTGATCTCTGAATAGTGGCCAGGGATTGTTCGGTTGGTGGGTCGTATTTAGGATGTGAGCCGATGGGTTTATTCTGGGGACTGCAGCCCGTTCCTGCTGCACTAGATATATTGAGGTAGGTGACAATGTTGGTTTCCTGAGGGCTGAAGGAAGTACAATTTGTGGTATTAAAATCTGACAGCTATAACTCCTAATCCTAAATCTTTGTAGATTTGACTTCAATTTTACAGATCTATTTAGGCTTTGATGTTACTTTATGACTCCCTCGcagggaaattctttttttcactcAATATATCAAACACagaggcgcacacacacacacacacacacacacacacacacacacacacacacacacacacacacacacacacacacacacacacacacacacagagagagacagagagagagagagagagagagagagggtcacacacacaactctcCAAACACATTTGTGAATAATTTATAGGAGCAAGTGGTGTTACCAATTAAGTAATGATTTAATCTgggtttcactttttttccctctgcatATAGCAGCAGAACCACGTTGTTAAATTATAATGGTACTTATTGTTGCAGTAAATGGCCATTACAAATAATTGATGAGTTCCTTAAGTGATTTGTGCTCTTCTCTACagtatgaggaaaaaaaatgtagagaCTCCATCAGTCACACTCGTGTCTGTACTAGAAGGTCACGTTACACCCAGTGAGGGTCATGGGAATGAACTGACTGCCATAACTATTGAACGCTGGTACATGGCACCAGGTGTCCGGCGAATCAAAGTTTGCCAAAATGGGATTAAAGCAACCTTGTTTTTGCCACCGGGTGAGCAGATGTAAAACAGTAGTTTAGTTCAGAAGGAATTGGACTGATGTGGGAACCTAATGCACTGAACCACGTGTATTTTGTTGATATCCTGCAGGCCCAGGCCCATTTCCAGCCATGTTGGACCTGTGGGGATTAGGCAGACAGCTGGTAGAGACCCGCTCTGCCCTGTTAGCATCCCGAGGCTATGCGAGCCTGTCTCTCGCCTATTTAGGGCGCAATAACTCCCATGGACTCGAAAACAGAATGTGTGTTGATCATTCATATTTCCAGGTAAGGTGTGACGCGAGTTCTATTTCATCCGAGACCACATTCATTTCTTCCCACATGTTGTTTCTGTGTCACCATGTTATCATTGCaatcaaaattacatttttttgcaacAGTCGGCCTTCCAGCTACTTCAGAATCATCATCAGGTCTGTGCAGACAGAGTCGGGATCATTGGCCTGTCCTTTGGAGGCTACCTGAGTCTTCGAACTGCCATTCAGACTGCTGTCAAAGTAGATTTATCTCTGTCTTTCAATCAAAATCTATTGTTTGGTCAATACAATAGCTAGCTCCATTCACATCCAAAAACTCACTATCTTCTAAGAATGAGATGTCAACATTGTCTTTCAGTAATTATGTTCTCCTCTCTAGCCATCCTGTTTGATTTGTGTAAGTGGTCCTACAGGATGTATGATGAAAGTCATAGATGCAGATGGGAGGACTGAGCTGTTTGAGAGGTAAATGGTAATTGAAgataaaacaagacatttttacTAACAGGTTATGTCTGATATGATCTTGCCTGATTTCAAATGGCATATTTAAATGGGCTTTAAATGCTCATTATTGGCTTAGTATATTGATTTTAGGCTTTCACTCTATAGATTTACACGCGTAAAACTTAAATCACATTATTTTCTCCACACTAATTCTTGTTACTGTGTCTTTTGTCTAAAGTATTCTGTTTTAGCCTTGCTCCCTCAAACCTCCTCCCTCTTGAAAGGTGCACAGACTTTTCACCTAAACAGGCCTGAGCAGGCCTCAAGATACAACCAACTCAGAAATTATACAGAGGCAGGACACTACACACTGTTAACAACATGTTagcaatgataaaaataaaaacaatatagcagtttaaataaataatgataggAATTTATTCCAAATATGAATGAACTATTTGTAGGTAAAACAGTTttaccaaaaacaaacattttcttaacAAAAATACGAAGAAAGTGGTCAGGATTTTTAGTTTTACAGAATTAATCTGCAGAATCTACAGAATGGGCTTTTACTTTACACTCGGTATGTtggtattatattatttttttcgaTCTTTTCTTCTTTAGCCGAACTCATTTTAGAAGAATTGTTGATACAGCATTGACTGTTTTCAATTATTTCACTCTGACTTGATAATGATAATCTgacttgtgtgttttctctgtaaACTTGTCCTTTTAGTGACCAGAGGCATTGGTCATATGATGATCAAGGCTGTGTCAGGTTTAGAGAATCCACATTGCCTGTAAACCTTTGCCCTGAGGGCAGAGTGAAGGTAATGTGAAATATGTACCATGCAATCTGCTCTGCTGACGACAATACACAACCTGTACTC
This sequence is a window from Antennarius striatus isolate MH-2024 chromosome 5, ASM4005453v1, whole genome shotgun sequence. Protein-coding genes within it:
- the LOC137594888 gene encoding bile acid-CoA:amino acid N-acyltransferase-like, whose translation is MKVISYIGADRNLAFLQHFLGGLRWRSSYRSIPLLTATPHRPLIDEQITIKGRFLPPHCPVTLCAQIQNEDGHLWKSFAHYNTNAEGTVNLARDCSVGGSYLGCEPMGLFWGLQPVPAALDILSMRKKNVETPSVTLVSVLEGHVTPSEGHGNELTAITIERWYMAPGVRRIKVCQNGIKATLFLPPGPGPFPAMLDLWGLGRQLVETRSALLASRGYASLSLAYLGRNNSHGLENRMCVDHSYFQSAFQLLQNHHQVCADRVGIIGLSFGGYLSLRTAIQTAVKPSCLICVSGPTGCMMKVIDADGRTELFESDQRHWSYDDQGCVRFRESTLPVNLCPEGRVKIEHLACPLLYITGEDDQIIASKEGANLFKETLKAAGKSHLFTHWSYPGAGHVIEPPYTPHSRVSLWSRNPVKIVALYGGYFAPHAVAQEDAWKKILEFMEINLRQ